CGGCGACCGCCTTGAGGAAGAACCCCTGCTCCCCGTAGGCGTCGGCCACCTTGCCGAAGGTCTCGGCGGCGGCCGGGTTGTCGCCCTTCTTCTGCTGGAGCTCCCCGACCTTGAGCAGGACGCGGACGTCCTTGGGGTCCTCCGCCAGGACCTTCTCGTAAGCCTTGATGGCCTTGTCGAACTGTCCCTTCTGGACGAGCTTCGTCGCCTCGGCGGTGACTTTGTTCTTGTCGACAGCCATCGCGGGCGGGGGGCGGTCTCGGTGTGGGTGCACCGCGCCCCGGCGGCGGCCGCAGGGGCGCGCGCCCGAGGCGCGGGGCGTACCAAAGCGTAGTGGAACCTGCCGGGGCGGTCAAGGCGCCCCCGGCCCAATCCCGCGGGTAGTTTCGCGCACTTACATCGTCGCCAACCCCTGCCGGGGGGCGTACGGTCAGGTGCTCGGCACCGGCTCGGCGGCGGCCGCCTTCCCCTCGGTCAGGATCTGCTCGACCAGCCGGGTGTCGTACTTGCCGGCGGCGAACCGCCGGTCCGCCAGGACCCGCCGCAGGAACGGGATGTTCGTCTTGATGCCCTCGACCACGTACTCGTCGAGCGCCCGCCGGGCGCGGGAGAGCGCCACGTCGCGGGAGTCGCCCCAGCAGATGAGCTTCGCCACCAGCGAGTCGTAGTACGGCTGCACGCGGTAGTGCTCGAACGCCATGGTGTCGACCCGCACGCCGTAGCCGCCCGGCTGGTGGTAGCCGGTGATGTTGCCCGGCGAGGGGGCGAAGGTGAGCGGGTCCTCGGCGTTGACCCGGCACTCGATGGCGTGGAACTTGGGGACGATCTTCTCCTGGACGAGCGGCATCTTCTCGCCCGCCGCGAGCCGGATCTGGAGGCGCACCAGGTCGAGCCCGTAGACCTGCTCGGTCACCGGGTGCTCCACCTGGATGCGGGTGTTCATCTCCATGAAGTAGTAGCGGCCCTTCTCGTCCATGAGGAACTCGATCGTGCCGACGTTGTTGTAGCCGATCGAGTTCATGGCCTTGAGCGCCACCTCGCCCATCTCGCGCCGCAGCTCCGGCGTGACGGCGGGGCTGGGCGACTCCTCGACGATCTTCTGGTGCCGCCGCTGCACCGAGCACTCGCGCTCGCCGAGGTGGACGATGTTCCCGTGCTCGTCGGCGGCGATCTGCAGCTCGATGTGCCGGGGCTCCTCGACGTAGCGCTCGAGGTACATCGAGCCGTCGCCGAAGGCGGCGAGGGCCTCGGTGGAGGCCTGCTCGAAGGTGCGGCGCACGTCGCCGCCCTCGCGCACGATCTTCATGCCGCGCCCGCCGCCGCCGGCGGCCGCCTTGAGGATGATGGGGTAGCCGATGTCGCGGGCGATGCCCTCGGCCTCCTCGCCGTTCTTGAGCACGCCCCGCGCGCCCGGCAGCAGCGGCAGCCCCGCCTGCTCGGCGAAGTTGCGCGCGGCCACCTTGTTGCCCATGAGCCGCAGCATCTCGGAGCGCGGGCCGATGAACTTGAGGCCCAGCTTCTCCACGATCTCCGCGAAGCCGGGGTTCTCGGAGAGGAACCCGTACCCGGGGTGGACGGCGTCGCAGCCGGTGACGTCGGCGGCCGCCATGAGGGCGCGGATGTTGAGGTAGCTGTCCTTCGAGGGCGGCGGGCCGACGCAGACCGCCTCGTCCGCGAACTGGACGTGGAGCGACTCGGCGTCGGCGGTCGAGTGCACCGCCACCGTCTTCACACCCAGCTCGCGGCAGGCGCGGATCACGCGCAGCGCGATCTCGCCGCGGTTGGCGATGAGGACCTTCTTGAACATGTCGCTCCAGGGGCGGCCAGGCCGCGCGAGAGGTCTAGGCCGGTTCCAGGCGGAAGAGCGGCTGGCCGAACTCGACCGGGGTGGCGTTCGCCACCAGGATCTCGGCCACCTTGCCCGGCGTCTCGGCCTCGATCTCGTTCATGAGCTTCATCGCCTCGACGATGCAGAGGACCTGGCCCTTCTTGACCACGGTCCCCACGTCGACGAACGGCGGCGAGTCGGGCGAGGGGGCGCGGTAGAAGGTGCCGACGAAGGGCGAGGTGACGATCGTGCCCGGCTTCGCGTCCGCCTTGGGGGCGGGCGCGGCGGCCGCCGCCGCGGGGGCAGCGGCGATCGGCGCCGGCATGGCCGGCACCGGCGCGGCCACGGGCGCGGCGTGCATCATCACGGTGGCGGGCGCGGCCTGGCCGCGCCGGATCACGAGCTGCTGCCCGTTGCGGTCCCACCGCAGCGAGCTCACGTCGGTGCCCTCGAGCACCTTCACCAGCGCCTTCACCTCGTCGAGGGTGAAGGGGCCGCTCGCCGCAGCGCCGCGGGCCTGCGGCTCCTTCGTGCGCTCCGCCTGCTCCAGACGTCTCGTCGCCATGAGGTGGCTCCTTCGCGTGACGGGCTAGCCCGCGACGCGGGTCAGGTACTCGCCGGTGCGGGTGTCGATGCGGAGCGTCTCGCCCTCGTTGATGAAGAGCGGCACGTTCACCTGGTAGCCGGTCTCGAGGGTGGCCGGCTTGGTGGCACCGGAGACGGTGTCACCCCGCACGCCCGGATCGCACTTCACCACCTTGAGGTCCATCGAGTTCGGCAACGTGACGCCGATGGCCTTCCCGTTGAAGAACATGATGTGGGTGGTGGTGTTGTCCTTGATGAAGTTCTTCGCGTCGCCCATCTGCTCCTCGGTGAGGAACGTCTGGTCGAACGTCTTGTTGTCCATGAAGTTGTAGTGGTCGCCTTCCTTGTAGAGGTACTGCATCTCCTTCTCCTCCACGTCGGGCTTGCCCACCACGTCGCCGGACTTGAACGTCCGGTCGATGGTCCGGCCGCTCAGGAGATTCTTGATGCGGGTCCGCACGAACGCCGAGCCCTTGCCCGGCTTCACGTGCTGGAACTCCACGATCTCCCACGGCTCCTTGTCGATCTCGATCTTGAGCCCGCGGCGGAACGCGGAGGTGTCGAGGGTGTCGGCCATGTCGCTGTGCTCCGTCCTTTCGAATAGCGCGAGGCGCGGCGGCGACGCGGAGGCGTCGCGGTCGCGCCGTCGAGGGGCGCCCTCGCGGGCGCTACAGTTCCGACCTCACCTTCGGGGCGGTGACCCTCAACAGATACCGCGCCTTGCCGTAGTTCCCCTCGGGGGTGAGGGCCACGACCATGAAGTAGTCGGGTGAGACCAGCCGGGCCACGGTCACCACCTGCCCGGTGTGCAGCGAGATCTCGTCCACCAGCCCGGCCCGCTGCGCCTCGGCCGCCTCGCGCGCGTTGCGGAACACGCTCGAGTACTCGACCAGCAGCGACTTGAGGTCGAGCTTGGCCGGGCCGGCCAGGTGCGTGTCGACCTCGATCCCGTCCACGCCCATGAGCGAGCAGGCGAGGGCGCCGTCGACGCCGTCACACACGGTCTGGAGGTGCTCGCGGAAGCTCATGGACGCTCCCCGCCCTGGGGCGCTGGTGGCCGGAAGCAGGCGGGAGGCCAGGCTCTTAGCCCGGCCTCCCACGGGTGGTCAAGCCCGGCGGCGACGCCGCGCCGCGTCGAGGGCTAGGGCAAGCAAGCACCTAGGACCGACGTCTGGCCCTGCTGTGGGCACGCAGGGCGAATAGAGACAATGCCGCTCGAATTCGTGCACGTGATGAGTGGACCGGGGGGGCCCACCGTGACGCTCACGGGGACCTGATACGGCGCCGTGTCGAACGGGCTGTCGTCGCCGTACCGGCCGTGCGCAGAGACCTCGACGAGGACGTCCGTCGGACCGGCCGGCAGCACGGCGGCCAAGGCGACGCCTGTAGCCGCCGGGATGAGCTGCACCTCGGCCACGGTCGTGCCGGACGCCGGCACCGTGACCGTCTGGCTCGCGAAGGCGGAGGGCAGCGTGAAGCCCGTCGCCTGGTACTTCATGTCGAACCGCTCGATGATGGCGTAGGCCGTGTTGGTGCGACCGCTCGGCACATCGGCGTTGTTGGGGCGCTCGTTGTCGATCTGGATCGGGTACTCGAGCGTGCCGCCCGTGGTCCCGAGGTTGACCCACAGCGCTCCGTTCGCGAGCACCGCGGTGCAGGTCGCCTGCAACGAGCAGGCGCCGGTGGTCGAGTCGGGGGTGGATGGGAAGCACATCGCGGTCATGGCGACGGACCCCCGGTTGTCCCGGCCGCAGCCGGCGACGCCGGCTGCGAGGCCGAGCGCGGCGAGCAAGGGGAGCGTTCTGCGGATCATGGCTGGCCTCCGGCGGCGCCCGTCGCGATCGCGGTCGTCGCCTGGCGGTTGAGGATGCGGGGGGTGATGAAGACGAGCAGCTCGGTGTTCTGGTCCGACTCGCTCTTCGTCCGGAAGAAGAACCCGAGGATGGGGATCTTCCCGAAGAAGGGCACCTCGGCCACGCTGCTCGCGGTCTGGCGGGTGTAGATGCCGCCGATGACGGTCGTCTCGCCGTCCTTCACCAGCGCCTCGGTCTCGGCCTCGCGCTTCGAGATGGAGGGCTGGCCGTTGGCGCCGGTGAGCTGCGGGTTGGGCGAGTTGTTGGTGACCTTGATCTTCATGAGCACCGAGCCGTCGGCCGAGATGTGCGGCGTGACCTTGAGCTCGAGCTTGGCCTCGATGAAGACCGTGTTCACGCCGGAGGCGGACACCTGCGAGAAGGGGATGGAGATGCCCTGCCCGATGGTGGCCTCCTTGTTGTCGACGGTGGAGACGCTGGGGGCGGAGATGGTCTTCACCACGCCCCGGTTCTCGAGCGCCGAGAGCCGCAGGTTCAGGTTGAACGCGCCGCCCGCCGAGCCGAACTGGAAGCCGAGGCCGCCGCCGGAGCCCTGGCCGATGGCGGCGGGCAGGTTGACGGCGTAGTTGGGGGTGCCCGCCGTACCGATGCTCGGACCGCCGCCGGCCGCCCCCGAGGCGCTGGCGATGTTCGGGAAGAAGAGGCCGGTCGGGTTGCCGGTGGCCGCGCTGGCGGTGGCGTTGCCGCCCCACTGCACGCCGATGGCCTGGTTGAAGTTGGACGAGGCCTCGACGATGCGGCTCTCGATCCGGACCTGCGGGATCTCGGTGTCGAGGTTGCGCACCAGCCCCTCGGCGCGGGCGAGCGCCTCCGGGATGTCCTTCACGATGAGGACGTTGGTGCGGTCGTCGGTGGTGACCGTGCCGCGGTCGGTGAGCACGTCCTTCACGCGGGCGGCCACGTCGCCCGAGCGGGCGAAGTTCACCGGGATGATGCGCACCTTGAGCGGGACCAGCGGCGCGCGCGCCTTCTGCGCCTCGGCGCGGGCGGTCTGCTCCTTCGCGATCTCCTCGATCTTGGCGATGCGGATGACGTTGCCCATCTCCTCCTTGTCGAGCCCCTTCGTCTTGAGGACCAGGTCGAGCGCCTGGTCCCAGGGCACGTTGCGGAGAGCGACCGTCACCTTGCCGGTGACGTCGTCGGCGACGACGATGTTCTTCTTGGAGACGTCGGCGATGAGCCGGAGGAGGTTGCGGATCTCGATGTCGTGGAAGTCGAGGGTGATGCGCCGGCCGGTGTACTCGCGCTTCTGCGGCGCGCCGGAGAGCGCGTAGGCCGGGGCGGTGGCGGTGAAGCCGGCCGCCTGCGACTGGGCGGTGATCACCTTGACCGGCTCGGCCTTCGCCTCCGGGGAGGGCGCGGCCGCCTTCGCCTGGGCGAGGGCGCGGCCGGGCGCGGAGCTCCCGGCCAGCGCGATGACGAGCCCGCCGGCGGCGCGCTTCACCTCGCACCGCGGCAGGGCGCCGGCGGCGTCGAGCACCACCCGCACCTTGCCGAGGTCGCGGCCGAAGCGCGCCTGGCGGAAGGGGCCCTCCAGGGCGACCGCGGACCGGGGCGCCTTGCTGACGCCGTACAGGTCGACGGCCAGCCGCGGGGGATCCTCGAGCTCCAGGACCTCGAAGCGACCCACCTCGCCGTCGAGGGCGAGCGCCACCGCGCCCTGGCGGGCGCGCGCGCCCAGGACGGCGGTCGCGGGACGGCTCACCGCCGCCTCGTCGGCGCGGCGCGAGAGGACGTGGTCGCTCGCCGGGAGCTTCTCCTCGGCGGCGCTGGACGGCGTGGCGGGGCTCGGCGCGGCGACGGCGACCTTCCGCTCGGCGGCGGGCGCCGGCCCGTCGGCGGCCGCCACCTTCACCACCACCGCGCGATCGCGCGGCGCGACCTCGTAGCGGGCGCCGGCGTCGAGGGCGACGATGACGCGGCCGACCGCGCTGCGGTCGTCCTGGTACTGCGCGGTGCTGACCTCGCGCACCCCGCCCTTGCCGACCGCCACCGGCGCGGAGACCGCCGAGACGTCGGCGCCGGCCAGGTCCACCACCAGCCGGGGCGGGTCCTGCAGCTTGAAGACGGTGTAGCTCGGCGCCCGGGTGCCGCGGATCTCGAGCTCCACGCCGCCCGCCGCGTCGCTCACGCCGATGCCCTGGATCACGTTCGGCGCCGCGGCGCGCGGCGCGTCGGCCAGGGGCGACGCAGGCGCCAGCAGCGCGCACAGCGCGAGACCGGCCAGGACCTTCAGGTTGGAGTTCATCGGCTATTCCTCGATGTTGAGCGACGCTTCCTTGGGAAGCCGCAGCACGGTCTGGGTCCTGTCGCGCGTCCCGTCGGCCCGGGTGGCCCACTCCGCCACCACCACCTCGCCGCTCCGCACGGCGGAGATGGTGCCGCCGTTGCGGCCGACGCAGGCGCCGCGGCGCAGGCTGTAGCCGATGCCGTTCGGCGCCTCGACCATCGCGACTGGATCGTCGAGACCGGTCACGACGGCGACGAGCTTCAGCTGGTCGAGCTCGAAGCGGCCGAGCGGGGTGGCGCAGCGGGTGGCCATGGCGTTCCGGGTGGACTCCACCTCGGCCAGGAAGCTGTGGAAGGGGTCGCGCTTGCCGACCGAGGTGTACGACCACTCGCGCGCGGCCGGTTCCGCCTTCTCCTCGGCGGGCGCGGCGGCCGGCGCGGCCACGGCGACCTTGGGCGGCGGCCGGGGCGCGGCGGCCGGCTTGTCGGCGCAGCCGGCGAGGAGCAAGAGCGCGGCGAGCGCGCCCGCGACGGCCGGCGGCGGGGTGAACGCGTGCGAGCGGTTCATGGCTTCGCGGCTCCGGCCGCGGGCTTCGCGTCCTTCGGGTCGAGGAACATGAAGGTGGTGGCGAGGAACTTCGCCGCGAGGACCACCTTGCCGTTCTGGTCCTTGGGCGAGTCGAAGGAGAGGCCGTTCACGTTGACGATGCGCCGCAGGCGGCCGACGGCGTCGAGGAAGGTCGCCACCTCGTGGTAGTTCCCCTGCACCGTCATCGGGATCGGGATGCGGGCGTAGAAGCCCTCGCTGACCTGCGGCTGCGGCTCGATGGTGAGGATGTCGAGCCCGGCCTTGGTGGCGCGGTCCTGGAAGAGCTGCAGGAGCTCGTCCAGCTTCTTGTCGTTGGGGAGCTCGGCCAGCGCGTCCTGC
The genomic region above belongs to Anaeromyxobacter diazotrophicus and contains:
- a CDS encoding type 4a pilus biogenesis protein PilO, with amino-acid sequence MEKLIERIAKAPTGAKVAVVAAVAFAVTALNFFVIGVPTFSASISDMEARIQKAEAQQKKLDQDYIEKQAIANNLNQFRREKELLERRLQDALAELPNDKKLDELLQLFQDRATKAGLDILTIEPQPQVSEGFYARIPIPMTVQGNYHEVATFLDAVGRLRRIVNVNGLSFDSPKDQNGKVVLAAKFLATTFMFLDPKDAKPAAGAAKP
- the efp gene encoding elongation factor P; this translates as MADTLDTSAFRRGLKIEIDKEPWEIVEFQHVKPGKGSAFVRTRIKNLLSGRTIDRTFKSGDVVGKPDVEEKEMQYLYKEGDHYNFMDNKTFDQTFLTEEQMGDAKNFIKDNTTTHIMFFNGKAIGVTLPNSMDLKVVKCDPGVRGDTVSGATKPATLETGYQVNVPLFINEGETLRIDTRTGEYLTRVAG
- the accC gene encoding acetyl-CoA carboxylase biotin carboxylase subunit gives rise to the protein MFKKVLIANRGEIALRVIRACRELGVKTVAVHSTADAESLHVQFADEAVCVGPPPSKDSYLNIRALMAAADVTGCDAVHPGYGFLSENPGFAEIVEKLGLKFIGPRSEMLRLMGNKVAARNFAEQAGLPLLPGARGVLKNGEEAEGIARDIGYPIILKAAAGGGGRGMKIVREGGDVRRTFEQASTEALAAFGDGSMYLERYVEEPRHIELQIAADEHGNIVHLGERECSVQRRHQKIVEESPSPAVTPELRREMGEVALKAMNSIGYNNVGTIEFLMDEKGRYYFMEMNTRIQVEHPVTEQVYGLDLVRLQIRLAAGEKMPLVQEKIVPKFHAIECRVNAEDPLTFAPSPGNITGYHQPGGYGVRVDTMAFEHYRVQPYYDSLVAKLICWGDSRDVALSRARRALDEYVVEGIKTNIPFLRRVLADRRFAAGKYDTRLVEQILTEGKAAAAEPVPST
- a CDS encoding roadblock/LC7 domain-containing protein, which codes for MSFREHLQTVCDGVDGALACSLMGVDGIEVDTHLAGPAKLDLKSLLVEYSSVFRNAREAAEAQRAGLVDEISLHTGQVVTVARLVSPDYFMVVALTPEGNYGKARYLLRVTAPKVRSEL
- a CDS encoding pilus assembly protein PilP — encoded protein: MNRSHAFTPPPAVAGALAALLLLAGCADKPAAAPRPPPKVAVAAPAAAPAEEKAEPAAREWSYTSVGKRDPFHSFLAEVESTRNAMATRCATPLGRFELDQLKLVAVVTGLDDPVAMVEAPNGIGYSLRRGACVGRNGGTISAVRSGEVVVAEWATRADGTRDRTQTVLRLPKEASLNIEE
- the accB gene encoding acetyl-CoA carboxylase biotin carboxyl carrier protein — its product is MATRRLEQAERTKEPQARGAAASGPFTLDEVKALVKVLEGTDVSSLRWDRNGQQLVIRRGQAAPATVMMHAAPVAAPVPAMPAPIAAAPAAAAAAPAPKADAKPGTIVTSPFVGTFYRAPSPDSPPFVDVGTVVKKGQVLCIVEAMKLMNEIEAETPGKVAEILVANATPVEFGQPLFRLEPA
- the pilQ gene encoding type IV pilus secretin PilQ; this encodes MNSNLKVLAGLALCALLAPASPLADAPRAAAPNVIQGIGVSDAAGGVELEIRGTRAPSYTVFKLQDPPRLVVDLAGADVSAVSAPVAVGKGGVREVSTAQYQDDRSAVGRVIVALDAGARYEVAPRDRAVVVKVAAADGPAPAAERKVAVAAPSPATPSSAAEEKLPASDHVLSRRADEAAVSRPATAVLGARARQGAVALALDGEVGRFEVLELEDPPRLAVDLYGVSKAPRSAVALEGPFRQARFGRDLGKVRVVLDAAGALPRCEVKRAAGGLVIALAGSSAPGRALAQAKAAAPSPEAKAEPVKVITAQSQAAGFTATAPAYALSGAPQKREYTGRRITLDFHDIEIRNLLRLIADVSKKNIVVADDVTGKVTVALRNVPWDQALDLVLKTKGLDKEEMGNVIRIAKIEEIAKEQTARAEAQKARAPLVPLKVRIIPVNFARSGDVAARVKDVLTDRGTVTTDDRTNVLIVKDIPEALARAEGLVRNLDTEIPQVRIESRIVEASSNFNQAIGVQWGGNATASAATGNPTGLFFPNIASASGAAGGGPSIGTAGTPNYAVNLPAAIGQGSGGGLGFQFGSAGGAFNLNLRLSALENRGVVKTISAPSVSTVDNKEATIGQGISIPFSQVSASGVNTVFIEAKLELKVTPHISADGSVLMKIKVTNNSPNPQLTGANGQPSISKREAETEALVKDGETTVIGGIYTRQTASSVAEVPFFGKIPILGFFFRTKSESDQNTELLVFITPRILNRQATTAIATGAAGGQP